The Flavobacterium sp. HJ-32-4 genome contains a region encoding:
- a CDS encoding IS3 family transposase, with the protein MKQDYPRCGIGMLCGLFGKTRHAYYDTLWRRETGLIEEDIILQEVQRLRKSLPRVGTRKLLHLLGPVLVSHQIRIGRDALFDLLQRHRLLVRQRRRKAITTDSRHWMRKYGNLIKDIVINRPEQVWVSDITYIRMSNQWGYLSLITDAYSRKIMGYSFRSDLQAEGCVQALQMALDNRAYNATITHHSDRGSQYCSALYVSLLQQNNIRISMTENGDPYENAIAERVNGIIKTEFNLHTSSLGFEQTGNQIAKSIKAYNELRPHASCNYLTPEEAHLNLKPLTKRWKNYHTQNKSKSQCIADLGL; encoded by the coding sequence ATGAAACAAGACTATCCGCGTTGCGGAATAGGAATGTTATGTGGGCTGTTTGGCAAAACCCGACACGCGTATTATGATACGCTCTGGCGCAGGGAAACGGGGCTTATAGAGGAAGATATCATCCTTCAGGAAGTGCAGAGGCTTCGCAAGTCATTGCCTCGTGTGGGCACCCGAAAACTCCTTCATCTGTTAGGTCCGGTGTTGGTATCACACCAAATTCGCATTGGCCGCGATGCCCTTTTCGATCTCTTACAGCGACATCGTTTATTGGTGCGCCAACGCAGGCGAAAAGCCATCACCACCGATTCACGCCACTGGATGCGTAAATATGGCAACCTGATAAAAGATATAGTGATAAACAGGCCCGAGCAGGTTTGGGTAAGCGATATTACTTACATCCGTATGTCTAACCAGTGGGGCTACCTGAGTCTGATTACCGATGCTTATTCAAGAAAAATCATGGGATACAGTTTTCGTAGTGACCTGCAGGCTGAAGGTTGTGTTCAAGCGCTGCAAATGGCACTGGACAATCGTGCCTACAACGCTACCATCACGCATCACTCTGACAGGGGATCTCAATATTGCTCAGCTCTATACGTCAGCCTACTACAACAAAACAACATCAGGATCAGTATGACAGAAAATGGCGACCCTTACGAGAATGCAATTGCAGAAAGGGTAAACGGCATCATCAAAACAGAGTTCAATCTGCACACCAGCTCTTTAGGTTTTGAACAAACCGGGAATCAAATAGCGAAAAGTATCAAGGCCTACAATGAACTACGTCCCCATGCGAGCTGTAACTACTTAACCCCGGAAGAGGCTCACCTTAATTTAAAACCGCTCACAAAGCGATGGAAAAACTATCACACACAAAACAAGAGTAAATCTCAATGTATAGCTGACCTAGGATTATGA
- the purU gene encoding formyltetrahydrofolate deformylase has protein sequence MQKTTLLIHCRDQQGIIAAVTAFVAGHNGNIVYLDQHVDAPADVFFMRLEFESADARLSREAFRTAVAERFGMSWEWYDAGERPRMALFVSKYDHCLYDLLGRHSSGELPADLALIVSNHTALQPVAVRFGIPFRHVPFTKDIREEGEVAHFALMEAFGIDFIVLARYMQIITPGLIARFRNRIINIHHSFLPAFPGAKPYHSAFRRGVKIIGATSHYVTAELDEGPIIEQDITRVTHSHSIEDFISKGRDLERIVLARAVKLHAERRTIVYDNRTVVFS, from the coding sequence ATGCAAAAAACGACCCTCCTCATCCATTGCCGCGACCAACAGGGCATCATTGCCGCGGTTACCGCGTTTGTAGCCGGACACAACGGCAACATTGTGTATCTCGACCAACACGTCGATGCGCCGGCGGATGTGTTCTTTATGCGGCTCGAATTCGAGTCGGCCGATGCGAGGCTTTCGCGGGAGGCGTTCCGGACGGCGGTAGCGGAGCGTTTCGGGATGTCGTGGGAATGGTATGATGCGGGTGAACGGCCGCGGATGGCGCTGTTTGTGTCGAAATACGACCATTGCCTCTACGATTTGTTGGGGCGCCACAGTTCGGGGGAATTGCCTGCCGACCTCGCGCTGATCGTGAGCAACCACACCGCCCTGCAACCGGTGGCGGTGCGCTTCGGGATTCCGTTTCGGCATGTGCCGTTTACGAAAGACATCCGTGAGGAGGGCGAAGTGGCGCATTTCGCACTGATGGAGGCCTTCGGTATCGACTTCATCGTCCTGGCGCGGTATATGCAGATCATCACGCCGGGGTTGATCGCGCGTTTCCGTAACCGCATCATCAACATCCACCATTCGTTCCTGCCGGCGTTTCCGGGGGCGAAACCGTATCACTCGGCCTTTCGTCGTGGGGTGAAAATCATCGGGGCGACCAGCCACTACGTGACGGCGGAACTCGACGAGGGCCCGATCATCGAACAGGACATTACCCGCGTGACGCACAGCCATTCCATCGAGGATTTCATCTCAAAAGGACGCGACCTCGAACGAATTGTGTTGGCCCGTGCCGTCAAACTGCATGCGGAGCGGCGGACGATTGTGTATGACAATAGAACGGTGGTGTTTTCGTGA
- a CDS encoding methylmalonyl-CoA mutase family protein, with product MEQAQPYTPVHKVRIVTAASLFDGHDAAINIMRRIIQSTGVEVIHLGHDRSVEEVVNTAIQEDANAIAMTSYQGGHNEYFKYMYDLLKEKGAGHIKIFGGGGGVILPSEIAELHEYGIERIYSPDDGRAMGLQGMINDLVKRADFAVGDKLNGEVDHLQEKNPTAIARLISSAENFPEVAKPAMDAIHERNKGVSTPVLGITGTGGAGKSSLVDELVRRFLIDFPEKTIGLVSVDPSKRKTGGALLGDRIRMNAINNPRVFMRSLATRQSNLALSKYVAEAIEVLKAAQYDLIILETSGIGQSDTEILDHSDVSLYVMTPEFGAATQLEKIDMLDFADLVAINKFDKRGALDAIRDVKKQYQRNHNLWDANPDTMPVFGTIASQFNDPGMNSLYKAIMDKIVEKTSADLKSTFEITREMSEKIYVIPPNRTRYLSEIAENNRKYDRVARTQQEVAQKLYGIYKTLETVSGVKPMLTKAGIDESSLSTTASLSAQREDTNFDENRIFLNLLLNQFDKVKMDLDPYNWDVILGWETKVNRYKDPVYSFKVRNKEIRIATHTESLSHSQIPKVALPKYEAWGEILRWVLQENVPGEFPFTSGLYPFKREGEDPSRMFAGEGGPERTNKRFHYVSMGMPAKRLSTAFDSVTLYGNDPDLRPDIYGKIGNAGVSICCLDDAKKLYSGFNLADPMTSVSMTINGPAPMLLGFFMNAAIDQQCEIYIKENQLEDVVNAKIDEIYKQKGTKRPSYQGKLPEGNDGLGLMLLGVTGDQVLPADIYADIKTRTLQQVRGTVQADILKEDQAQNTCIFSTEFALRLMGDVQSYFIEKSIRNFYSVSISGYHIAEAGANPITQLAFTLANGFTYVEYYLSRGMDINDFGPNLSFFFSNGIDPEYAVIGRVARRIWAKALRDKYAANERAQMLKYHIQTSGRSLHAQEIDFNDIRTTLQALYAIYDNCNSLHTNAYDEAITTPTEESVRRAMAIQLIINKELGLAKNENPIQGSFIIEELTDLVEEAVLAEFDRITERGGVLGAMETMYQRSKIQEESLYYETLKHTGEFPIIGVNTFLSSKGSPTVIPAEVIRATEEEKRYQIDMLAELRKGNAGREEEMLRRVQDAAINNRNIFAELMEATKICSLGQITSALFEVGGQYRRNM from the coding sequence ATGGAACAAGCCCAGCCCTATACTCCCGTACACAAAGTCCGTATCGTAACCGCCGCGTCGCTATTCGACGGACACGACGCTGCAATCAACATCATGCGCCGGATTATCCAGTCAACCGGAGTGGAAGTCATCCACCTCGGGCATGACCGCAGCGTGGAAGAAGTGGTCAACACCGCCATCCAGGAAGATGCCAACGCAATCGCGATGACGTCGTACCAGGGCGGACACAACGAGTACTTCAAATACATGTACGACCTCCTCAAAGAAAAAGGGGCTGGGCATATCAAGATATTCGGCGGAGGCGGAGGCGTCATCCTTCCCTCTGAAATCGCCGAGCTGCACGAATACGGCATCGAACGCATCTATTCCCCCGACGACGGACGCGCCATGGGCCTCCAGGGTATGATCAACGACCTCGTCAAACGGGCCGATTTTGCCGTCGGTGACAAACTGAACGGAGAAGTCGACCACCTGCAGGAGAAAAACCCAACGGCCATCGCACGGCTCATTTCCTCAGCCGAGAATTTCCCCGAGGTGGCCAAACCCGCCATGGACGCCATCCACGAGAGGAACAAAGGCGTTTCGACACCGGTGCTGGGTATTACCGGAACGGGTGGGGCAGGTAAGTCGTCATTGGTAGACGAACTCGTACGCCGCTTCCTGATTGATTTCCCTGAGAAGACGATCGGACTCGTCTCAGTCGATCCGTCCAAACGGAAAACCGGCGGCGCGCTCTTGGGCGACCGCATCCGGATGAACGCCATCAACAACCCGCGCGTCTTCATGCGTTCCCTCGCCACCCGCCAATCGAACCTGGCCCTGTCGAAATATGTGGCCGAAGCGATTGAAGTACTCAAAGCCGCCCAATACGACCTGATCATCCTCGAAACCTCCGGAATTGGGCAGTCCGATACTGAAATACTCGACCATTCCGATGTGTCACTTTATGTGATGACACCCGAATTCGGGGCCGCCACCCAACTCGAGAAGATCGACATGCTCGACTTCGCCGACCTGGTAGCCATCAACAAATTCGACAAACGCGGGGCCCTCGACGCCATCCGCGACGTCAAGAAGCAATACCAGCGCAACCACAACCTGTGGGACGCCAATCCCGATACCATGCCGGTCTTCGGTACGATCGCCTCCCAATTCAACGATCCGGGCATGAACAGCCTGTATAAGGCCATTATGGACAAGATCGTCGAGAAGACCTCCGCCGACCTGAAATCGACGTTTGAGATTACCCGCGAAATGAGTGAGAAGATCTATGTCATCCCACCCAACCGCACCCGCTACCTGTCGGAGATTGCCGAGAACAACCGCAAATACGACCGCGTGGCGCGCACCCAACAGGAAGTCGCGCAAAAACTATACGGCATCTACAAAACACTCGAAACCGTTTCCGGCGTCAAACCGATGTTGACGAAAGCAGGCATTGACGAAAGTTCGCTTTCTACAACGGCCTCGCTGTCGGCCCAAAGGGAAGACACCAATTTCGATGAAAACCGCATCTTCCTCAACCTGTTGCTGAACCAGTTCGACAAAGTCAAAATGGATCTCGATCCATATAACTGGGACGTGATACTGGGCTGGGAAACCAAGGTCAACCGCTACAAAGACCCCGTCTATTCCTTCAAGGTCCGCAACAAAGAAATCCGCATCGCCACCCACACCGAGTCGCTGTCGCACTCCCAGATCCCGAAAGTGGCGCTTCCGAAATACGAAGCATGGGGTGAGATCCTGCGCTGGGTGTTACAGGAAAACGTGCCGGGCGAGTTTCCGTTCACGTCCGGACTCTACCCGTTCAAGCGGGAAGGCGAAGATCCGTCGCGGATGTTTGCCGGTGAAGGCGGACCCGAACGCACCAACAAGCGCTTCCATTACGTGAGCATGGGCATGCCGGCCAAGCGCCTTTCCACAGCTTTTGATTCGGTGACGCTTTACGGAAACGATCCTGACCTGCGTCCCGATATCTACGGAAAGATCGGAAATGCCGGCGTATCGATCTGTTGTCTCGATGATGCGAAGAAACTCTATTCCGGTTTCAACCTCGCCGATCCGATGACCTCCGTGTCGATGACCATTAATGGTCCGGCCCCGATGTTGCTCGGCTTCTTCATGAACGCCGCCATCGACCAGCAGTGTGAGATATACATCAAGGAAAACCAACTGGAAGACGTCGTAAATGCCAAAATAGACGAAATCTACAAGCAAAAAGGCACCAAACGTCCGTCTTACCAGGGCAAACTCCCCGAAGGAAATGACGGTCTCGGCCTGATGCTGCTCGGTGTAACCGGTGACCAGGTGCTGCCGGCCGACATCTATGCCGACATCAAGACCCGTACGCTGCAACAGGTGCGCGGTACCGTCCAGGCGGATATCCTCAAGGAAGACCAGGCGCAGAACACCTGTATCTTCTCTACCGAATTCGCCCTCCGTTTGATGGGCGATGTACAGTCGTATTTTATTGAAAAGAGCATCCGGAACTTCTATTCCGTATCCATATCCGGTTACCATATCGCCGAAGCCGGTGCCAACCCGATTACGCAGTTGGCGTTTACGCTGGCCAACGGTTTCACCTATGTCGAATACTACCTGAGCCGCGGCATGGACATCAACGATTTCGGTCCGAACCTGTCGTTCTTCTTCTCGAACGGCATCGATCCGGAATACGCCGTTATCGGTCGTGTAGCCCGTCGTATTTGGGCGAAGGCACTCCGCGACAAATACGCCGCCAACGAACGCGCCCAGATGTTGAAATACCACATCCAGACGTCCGGTCGTTCGCTGCACGCACAGGAGATCGATTTCAACGACATCCGTACCACCCTGCAGGCGTTGTATGCCATTTACGACAACTGTAACTCGCTGCATACCAATGCCTATGACGAGGCCATCACGACCCCTACCGAGGAGTCTGTCCGCCGCGCCATGGCCATCCAGCTCATCATCAACAAAGAGCTAGGACTGGCGAAGAACGAGAACCCGATCCAGGGCTCCTTTATCATCGAAGAACTCACCGACCTGGTAGAGGAAGCCGTATTGGCCGAATTCGACCGCATCACTGAAAGAGGCGGCGTCTTGGGTGCGATGGAAACCATGTACCAGCGTTCGAAGATACAGGAAGAGAGTCTGTATTACGAAACCCTCAAGCATACCGGTGAGTTCCCGATCATCGGCGTCAACACCTTCCTGAGTTCAAAAGGCTCGCCTACGGTCATTCCGGCCGAGGTCATCCGCGCCACCGAAGAAGAGAAACGTTACCAGATCGACATGCTGGCCGAACTGCGCAAAGGCAACGCAGGCCGTGAGGAAGAAATGCTCCGCCGCGTGCAGGATGCCGCCATCAACAACCGCAATATCTTTGCCGAACTGATGGAGGCCACGAAAATCTGCTCGCTGGGACAGATCACATCCGCGTTGTTTGAAGTAGGAGGGCAGTATAGAAGGAATATGTAA
- a CDS encoding MFS transporter has protein sequence MTVKTEIPAFTGYQKLVIALVALLQFTVILDFMIISPLGDILMSELNMKTAQFGTVVSAYAFSAGASGILAAGFADKFDRKKLLLFFYTGFLIGTLCCALATDYWMLLIARIVTGCFGGVIGSITLAIVTDLFLPNQRGRVMGFITMAFGSSQILGVPMGIYLANHWGWHSAFLMVVALGIVLGIVLLVRLKPVDAHLKLQSERNALAHLWHTVQKRDYRIGFSTVALLSVGGFMLQPFGSAFMVNNVGIAREDLPLVFLAAGISVLVIMPVIGKLSDRFDKIKIFIGGTAITIVMCLIYTHLSVTPLWLVITVNVVMFMGIMSRIVPSQAINTAIPDQADRGAYMAITSSMQQVAGGFAAVVAGFIVYQPAEGKPLEHYPTLGYVVSGVSLLTIVLMIRLNRIAKKREPAIEPTAKP, from the coding sequence ATGACTGTAAAAACGGAGATTCCGGCCTTTACCGGATACCAAAAACTCGTCATTGCCCTTGTGGCCCTGCTGCAATTCACGGTGATTCTCGATTTCATGATCATTTCGCCGTTGGGCGACATCCTAATGAGTGAACTCAACATGAAGACGGCCCAATTCGGCACGGTGGTGTCGGCCTATGCCTTCAGCGCCGGTGCGTCGGGCATATTGGCAGCGGGTTTTGCCGATAAATTCGATCGGAAGAAACTGCTGCTATTTTTTTACACCGGGTTTTTGATAGGCACCCTTTGTTGCGCGCTGGCGACCGATTACTGGATGCTGCTTATCGCACGGATTGTCACGGGTTGCTTTGGCGGTGTCATCGGTTCGATCACCCTCGCCATCGTCACCGACCTGTTCCTGCCCAACCAACGTGGTCGGGTCATGGGTTTCATCACCATGGCGTTCGGCAGTAGCCAGATATTGGGTGTGCCGATGGGAATTTACCTCGCGAACCACTGGGGCTGGCATTCGGCCTTCCTGATGGTCGTGGCGCTGGGGATTGTGCTGGGGATTGTGTTGCTCGTGCGCCTGAAGCCTGTTGACGCGCATTTGAAACTGCAGTCGGAACGGAATGCCCTGGCGCATTTGTGGCACACCGTCCAGAAACGGGACTATCGCATCGGGTTTAGCACGGTGGCGTTATTATCGGTCGGCGGTTTCATGCTGCAACCCTTCGGCAGCGCCTTTATGGTGAATAATGTGGGGATTGCGCGCGAGGACCTTCCCCTGGTATTTCTGGCTGCCGGTATTTCGGTACTGGTCATCATGCCCGTGATCGGAAAGCTCAGCGACCGCTTCGATAAAATCAAGATTTTTATCGGAGGGACGGCGATTACCATCGTGATGTGCCTCATTTACACCCATCTGTCCGTGACGCCGCTTTGGCTGGTGATCACCGTCAATGTCGTTATGTTCATGGGTATCATGAGCCGGATTGTGCCTTCGCAGGCCATCAACACGGCCATTCCGGATCAGGCCGACCGCGGGGCGTATATGGCAATTACCTCGTCAATGCAGCAGGTGGCGGGTGGTTTTGCCGCCGTCGTGGCGGGATTTATCGTCTATCAGCCGGCGGAAGGAAAACCGCTGGAGCACTACCCTACCCTGGGGTATGTAGTAAGCGGCGTTTCCCTACTGACGATCGTCTTAATGATCCGGTTGAACCGTATTGCGAAGAAACGGGAGCCTGCCATCGAACCGACAGCTAAGCCGTAG
- a CDS encoding DUF2417 domain-containing protein codes for MAVYQRSKNGNKASVDAWVKYRKCVHLEKIEFCDMATPLHPNFAKASRLIFLTLLFGVYNLFFGIPSHGMTRTGFVITGLIMLSLIAACAIGIRKGIVWVKYVYIAVAALGIIGTPVIVKNLSADPILGVVNLLQCLVQLWAAVLLLRAKNPQIH; via the coding sequence ATGGCTGTCTATCAGCGCTCTAAAAATGGCAACAAGGCATCGGTTGATGCATGGGTCAAATATAGGAAATGCGTACATTTGGAAAAAATCGAGTTTTGCGACATGGCGACGCCTTTACACCCCAACTTTGCGAAAGCCTCCCGTCTCATTTTCCTTACCCTGCTATTTGGCGTCTATAACCTTTTCTTTGGGATACCGAGCCATGGCATGACACGCACGGGGTTTGTCATCACCGGACTCATCATGCTATCCCTCATTGCTGCCTGTGCAATCGGAATCCGTAAGGGGATTGTGTGGGTGAAGTATGTGTATATCGCGGTTGCAGCGCTCGGCATCATCGGCACTCCGGTGATTGTAAAGAACCTTTCCGCCGACCCGATACTGGGTGTGGTCAATCTTTTACAATGCCTGGTGCAACTGTGGGCCGCCGTCTTATTGCTACGCGCCAAAAATCCACAAATTCACTAA
- a CDS encoding PKD domain-containing protein: protein MKNTIRLFLLLAFASVKAQVTYPSTDFASVGDTFLVSHATNGLALYDFTLTGANYSWDFSSLQATTQETISYVDPATTGFKTTWCFLNGYFFNCNSQFSNAFNLASPVSDGLELQGYGLTDLTAHYKVTSSSLQAKMLGANITVNDLTVPLTVDYSDADEIYDFPITYNTTFTHTAAFTLDLNSFGVPLQYASASTRTNVVEGWGSLVTPYATFTNVLKMKTTLVTDYTITTTQGVTPVSRTTVTYKWFDPSKGIPVLEVTGDLVNDVWIPTDITYIDNPQCLDPVALFGYFPITPTIDATTQSAVVSFINASVNYDQYSWQFPDGTTSAAQTPEFTFDCPGTYDVTLTITNTFCDPDLTDTLTLPVVVTDPENVYTNEVLVEGNVLTAVRSIPGTTYQWFICDGEMIPDANSNTLTVPGSGSYSVQLTTNGCVSMSDCYTPQLGVDEVNGSKWTLSPNPATYQFTVTGAPDDLKIAIYDVAGKKVASGTDVSRLAPGLYLVVLRSAAGSEVVKLVKQ, encoded by the coding sequence ATGAAAAATACAATACGATTGTTTCTTTTGTTGGCTTTCGCTTCCGTTAAGGCGCAGGTTACCTATCCGTCAACCGATTTTGCAAGTGTAGGGGATACGTTTCTCGTGTCGCATGCTACCAACGGACTGGCATTATACGACTTCACGCTGACGGGAGCCAACTATAGTTGGGACTTCTCATCCCTCCAGGCCACCACGCAGGAAACCATTTCCTATGTCGATCCGGCCACGACGGGCTTCAAAACGACCTGGTGCTTCCTGAACGGGTACTTTTTTAACTGCAACAGCCAGTTTTCCAACGCGTTTAATCTGGCCTCACCGGTTTCGGACGGACTCGAACTGCAGGGTTACGGACTCACCGACCTCACCGCCCATTATAAAGTGACAAGTTCGTCGCTCCAGGCCAAAATGCTGGGCGCCAACATTACCGTAAACGACCTGACCGTGCCGCTGACCGTCGATTATTCCGACGCGGATGAGATTTACGACTTCCCTATTACCTACAACACCACCTTTACACACACCGCTGCATTTACGCTCGACTTGAACAGTTTTGGTGTGCCATTGCAATATGCATCCGCCTCCACCCGCACCAATGTGGTAGAAGGATGGGGCAGCCTGGTGACGCCCTATGCCACGTTTACGAACGTGCTGAAGATGAAGACGACACTCGTAACCGATTACACCATCACCACTACACAGGGTGTCACGCCGGTGTCGCGCACGACCGTGACCTACAAATGGTTTGACCCGAGCAAAGGCATCCCCGTGCTGGAAGTCACGGGCGATCTGGTAAACGACGTCTGGATTCCGACCGACATCACCTACATCGACAATCCGCAGTGCCTCGACCCCGTGGCCTTGTTCGGTTATTTCCCGATCACGCCTACGATTGACGCGACCACGCAGTCGGCCGTCGTGTCGTTCATCAACGCCTCCGTCAACTACGACCAATACAGTTGGCAGTTCCCCGACGGCACCACGAGTGCAGCCCAAACACCGGAATTCACCTTCGATTGTCCGGGCACGTATGATGTCACGCTTACCATTACCAACACGTTTTGCGATCCTGACCTGACGGATACGCTGACCCTGCCGGTCGTGGTTACCGATCCCGAAAACGTCTACACGAATGAAGTTTTGGTGGAAGGAAACGTCCTTACCGCCGTGCGTTCCATTCCCGGCACGACCTACCAATGGTTCATCTGCGACGGAGAGATGATTCCGGATGCGAATTCGAATACCCTGACCGTTCCCGGAAGTGGCAGCTATTCCGTCCAACTCACGACAAATGGCTGTGTCAGCATGTCGGATTGCTACACCCCACAATTAGGTGTGGATGAGGTAAACGGGTCAAAGTGGACGCTGAGTCCGAATCCGGCCACTTACCAATTTACCGTAACCGGTGCACCTGACGATCTCAAGATTGCAATCTACGATGTGGCGGGTAAAAAGGTGGCATCCGGCACGGATGTATCGCGTTTGGCACCCGGACTCTACCTCGTCGTACTGCGCTCAGCAGCCGGAAGCGAGGTGGTGAAACTGGTGAAGCAGTAA
- a CDS encoding M1 family metallopeptidase: MLRSLLPILFLVFSYGSQAQQSKSVDFRTANGRLTFVHAEKKVSGTARYTFDLLRRVDTVYLDARKMQVDSVRLNGKKAAFVLTDKQLKIVLPKKRKKKGNQLAFTYTASPRQALYFTGQGEGAQIWSQGQGKFTSNWFPSLDDTNDKMVFSLSFEVPEGQIGVSNGQQVGSKSGRRVSFAMQQPMSSYLLMVAIGRFTCFRDTSNSGVPMEFYLEPADSAKFEATYRYSRRIFDFFEHEIGVPYPWNIYRQLPVQDFLYGGMENTTSTLFARNYVVDSIGWNDRDYTNVNAHELAHQWFGDLVTAASDDHHWLQEGFATYYALLAEREVFGDDYFQLRLYENAVQIERSKEQKPVVGAGASSLIYYQKGGWALHALRETIGEALFRKAVEAYLRKYQFRNVTTEQFLAEVERVAPAFDSAAFRRKWLDNPDFDMEEALRLLRKNSFMQRYFEVSGLEEQPFEAKKERFATLLAGDDYWPIKEEVVFQLTQLAFDEKKALLETALATNDVHIRQAVARTMGKIPAEAYAMYAALLDDPSYITKEIVLNALCSQFPEKRKELLDKTRGIEGFSDKNLRILWLTLALKAKDYDPAGNAAYYDELLRYASPAYESDVRENALTNLLFLDPNDTNALEALARATVHHKWQFVKFSRDRIRNLIKKERYRTFFSELLAKLPDAERTAVENLLKESK; the protein is encoded by the coding sequence ATGCTACGATCGCTGTTACCCATCCTATTTCTTGTTTTTTCGTACGGCAGCCAGGCCCAACAGTCGAAATCGGTTGATTTCCGGACCGCTAACGGGCGTTTGACCTTCGTACATGCCGAGAAAAAAGTCAGTGGGACGGCGCGCTATACCTTCGACCTCCTGCGCCGTGTGGATACTGTATACCTCGATGCCCGGAAGATGCAGGTCGATTCTGTGCGATTGAATGGGAAAAAGGCGGCCTTCGTCCTTACCGACAAACAATTGAAAATCGTCCTTCCTAAGAAACGGAAGAAAAAAGGCAACCAACTCGCGTTTACCTACACCGCTTCACCCCGTCAGGCGCTCTATTTCACCGGACAAGGAGAAGGCGCGCAGATTTGGTCGCAAGGGCAGGGGAAGTTCACCAGCAACTGGTTCCCATCGCTTGATGATACCAACGATAAGATGGTTTTTTCGCTGTCATTTGAAGTGCCGGAGGGCCAAATTGGCGTCTCAAACGGCCAGCAGGTGGGATCGAAAAGCGGTCGGCGCGTATCGTTTGCGATGCAACAGCCCATGTCGTCCTATTTGCTGATGGTGGCCATCGGACGGTTTACGTGCTTCCGCGATACGTCTAATTCGGGCGTGCCGATGGAGTTTTACCTCGAGCCGGCCGATTCCGCCAAGTTCGAAGCGACCTACCGCTATTCGCGTCGCATCTTCGATTTTTTCGAACACGAGATCGGCGTACCCTATCCCTGGAACATCTACCGTCAATTGCCCGTACAGGATTTTTTATATGGCGGGATGGAAAACACTACCTCCACGCTGTTCGCCCGCAATTATGTGGTCGACAGTATCGGCTGGAACGACCGCGACTATACCAACGTCAACGCCCACGAACTCGCCCATCAATGGTTCGGTGACCTCGTGACGGCAGCGTCCGATGATCACCATTGGCTGCAGGAAGGTTTTGCCACCTATTATGCGTTATTGGCCGAACGGGAGGTATTTGGAGACGATTACTTCCAATTGCGGTTATACGAAAATGCCGTGCAGATCGAGCGCAGCAAAGAACAAAAGCCCGTGGTGGGTGCTGGTGCCAGTTCCCTGATTTATTACCAAAAAGGAGGCTGGGCGCTGCATGCCCTTCGCGAAACCATCGGTGAGGCCCTCTTTCGGAAAGCGGTGGAGGCCTACCTTCGAAAGTACCAATTCCGGAACGTCACCACCGAACAATTCCTGGCAGAAGTCGAACGCGTAGCTCCTGCATTCGATAGCGCCGCCTTCCGACGAAAGTGGTTGGACAATCCCGATTTCGATATGGAAGAAGCGTTGCGGCTATTGCGGAAGAACTCCTTCATGCAACGCTATTTTGAGGTGTCGGGATTAGAGGAGCAACCGTTTGAAGCCAAAAAGGAGCGTTTTGCCACGCTGCTTGCGGGCGACGATTATTGGCCTATTAAAGAAGAAGTGGTCTTCCAACTGACGCAGTTGGCATTCGACGAAAAGAAGGCGCTTCTGGAAACAGCCCTCGCCACGAACGACGTACACATCCGGCAGGCGGTAGCGCGGACGATGGGTAAAATTCCGGCGGAGGCGTATGCGATGTATGCGGCCCTGCTCGACGATCCGTCCTACATCACCAAAGAAATCGTTTTGAACGCCCTGTGTTCGCAGTTTCCTGAGAAGCGGAAGGAACTGCTCGACAAAACCCGAGGGATTGAAGGATTCAGCGATAAGAACCTTCGCATTCTCTGGCTGACGCTGGCGTTAAAGGCCAAGGACTATGATCCGGCCGGTAATGCCGCGTATTACGACGAGTTGTTGCGGTATGCGTCGCCTGCTTACGAGAGCGACGTCCGGGAGAATGCGCTTACGAACCTGTTGTTCCTCGACCCAAACGACACCAATGCGTTAGAGGCGTTGGCAAGGGCGACGGTTCACCACAAATGGCAGTTCGTGAAATTCAGCCGCGACCGCATCCGAAACCTGATCAAAAAAGAACGCTATCGTACGTTTTTCAGTGAATTGCTGGCGAAGTTGCCTGACGCGGAACGGACGGCGGTCGAAAACCTACTCAAGGAATCCAAATGA